From the genome of Alkalimarinus coralli:
TTTGTTGTGCGGCAGTAGAAGCATGAAGCAGAACCTATAGGGTGCGCTTGCGCACCGATTTGTATCAAGGTGAAAGAATGAAACAAAATTTATCGGCCCCGGTCATTGCAATAGACGGCCCGAGCGGTGCAGGGAAAGGAACTATTGCTCAGTTGGTCGCCAAGAAGCTTGGCTGGAGCCTGCTGGATAGTGGGGCACTGTATCGCTTGACCGCACTGGCAGCAGAAACGGCAGGTGTGGCTTTGGATAATGAGGGTAAGTTGAGTGAAGTGGCGTGCTCGCTGGATGTGGAGTTTGTGCCTGGGGCTGATGGGGAGCCTGTCGACGTACTGTTAAACGGCAAGGATGTCACGCTCGATATTCGCACTGAAACCTGCGGTAATAACGCGTCAAAAGTGGCTCCTCTTTCTGGTGTTAGGGCTGCGCTTCTGCAACGCCAAAGGGACTTTCAGCAGCCGCCTGGCCTTGTAGCTGATGGGCGAGATATGGGAACGGTTGTTTTCCCTCAGGCACCTGTAAAAATCTATATGAC
Proteins encoded in this window:
- the cmk gene encoding (d)CMP kinase is translated as MKQNLSAPVIAIDGPSGAGKGTIAQLVAKKLGWSLLDSGALYRLTALAAETAGVALDNEGKLSEVACSLDVEFVPGADGEPVDVLLNGKDVTLDIRTETCGNNASKVAPLSGVRAALLQRQRDFQQPPGLVADGRDMGTVVFPQAPVKIYMTASAQERAERRYRQLKDKVEGVKIATLLSEIQERDARDSGRETAPLKPAEDAVIIDTTGLGIEQVLSQVLKLVDERVINSAQG